From the bacterium genome, one window contains:
- the cas2 gene encoding CRISPR-associated endonuclease Cas2, giving the protein MYIILVYDVDKKRCGKMLKLCRKYLHHIQNSVFEGEITEGKLEELKIKSKKIMKDEENDSLIVFKTRNEKWLDKEIMGKDKRPVDNVL; this is encoded by the coding sequence ATGTACATAATTCTTGTTTACGATGTTGATAAAAAGCGATGCGGCAAGATGCTGAAACTTTGCAGAAAATATCTGCATCATATTCAGAATTCTGTATTTGAAGGGGAGATTACAGAAGGAAAACTGGAAGAATTGAAAATTAAGTCCAAAAAAATAATGAAGGATGAAGAAAATGATTCATTAATAGTATTTAAAACAAGGAACGAAAAATGGCTGGATAAAGAGATAATGGGAAAGGACAAAAGGCCGGTGGATAATGTGCTTTAA